One region of Salvia miltiorrhiza cultivar Shanhuang (shh) chromosome 3, IMPLAD_Smil_shh, whole genome shotgun sequence genomic DNA includes:
- the LOC131018867 gene encoding uncharacterized protein LOC131018867, with amino-acid sequence MVPLIQRHQVPYILHHVDWPAQLWFGTLAPNSIRSFEELQVRFLRQFASSRRVGKSALSLMDIKQDQNETLREYTARFNLAALEVPETESQIKNCAYVRGLKPGIFFDELQIRPARDFDDIMSRLPGYLQLEDVRMARKAENDKHKAKRAEEAPKRQRHQDRAPFRGLPPRVPPPQAEGPPHQQRTVNEVTRFDEYTPLNKPQEEIFHLIKNQPFFRAPGTYRDGQPQQGPNNKLCEYHNAYGHFTKHCGHLKHQLEFLVRAGNLDQFIVRGNEAQAQRPEQRNEQRQEQGNNQDHRPKDNRDNRRGAVMEVTGAAEEPVISFGAEDLRTLMYPHDDALVIMADMAGCIVHRIFVDSGSAVNILYLECLQNMGVEAHIEPTNAPLFGFGGEMVMPLGFVELSLNLGSAAASSKTRVVRFLVVDMPKPSYNVILGRPALTAF; translated from the exons ATGGTACCACTGATCcagag GCATCAAGTGCCGTATATTCTCCACCACGTTGACTGGCCCGCCCAgttgtggtttgggacgctTGCCCCAAATTCCATCCGTTCGTTTGAGGAATTACAAGTGCGTTTTCTGAGGCAGTTCGCAAGCTCGCGAAGAGTtgggaagtcagccctttccctgatggatatcaaacaaGACCAGAATGAGACACTGCGGGAGTATACTGCCAGGTTCAATCtcgccgctctggaggtgccagagacAGAATCCCAGATCAAGAATTGTGCCTACGTCAGAGGGCTCAAGCCGGGGATCTTCTTTGATGAGCTGCAAATCAGACCGGCCAGGGACTTCGACGACATCATGTCTAGACTACCGGGGTATTTACAGTTGGAGGATGTCCGGATGGCAAGGAAGGCTGAAAATGACAAACATAAGGCTAAACGAGCCGAGGAAGCACCAAAGAGGCAGCGACACCAGGATAGGGCCCCTTTCAGAGGGTTACCCCCGAGAGTACCTCCTCCCCAAGCAGAGGGACCACCCCACCAACAGCGCACCGTGAATGAAGTTACTCGTTTCGACGAGTACACCCCTTTGAACAAGCCACAAGAGGAGATCTTCCATCTGATCAAGAATCAACCGTTTTTCAGGGCGCCTGGGACTTACAGAGATGGGCAGCCCCAACAGGGACCCAATAACAAACTGTGCGAGTATCACAACGCCTATGGGCACTTTACCAAACATTGCGGGCATCTGAAACATCAGTTGGAGTTTCTGGTGCGGGCAGGTAACTTGGATCAATTTATAGTCCGAGGGAACGAAGCTCAGGCACAGAGGCCAGAACAGAGGAATGAACAGCGACAAGAGCAGGGGAATAATCAGGACCATCGACCGAAAGATAACCGCGATAACAGGAGGGGAGCG GTGATGGAAGTCACGGGTGCGGCAGAGGAACCGGTCATCAGCTTCGGGGCAGAGGATCTGCGGACGCTTATGTATCCACATGACGACGCGCTGGTTATCATGGCCGACATGGCCGGTTGCATTGTTCACCGTATCTTTGTAGACTCGGGCAGTGCagtgaatatcttatatttagAATGCCTCCAGAACATGGGAGTTGAAGCCCATATTGAACCAACGAATGCCCCTTTATTCGGATTCGGgggagaaatggtcatgccaTTAGGTTTCGTGGAATTGTCGTTAAATCTCGGCAGCGCAGCCGCTAGCAGCAAAACTAGGGTAGTGCGATTCTTGGTAGTGGATATGCCAAAACCATCCTACAATGTGATACTCGGTCGTcccgccttgacggcgttcTGA